From the genome of Desulfovibrio sp. JY:
CAGTCGCTGCGACACGGCATCGAAAGCGCGGCCCGGGCAACGGCCTTTTTGCCCGAAATCGTGTCGGCGTAACGGGAAAAAGCACCGGAAACATTGCCACGATCCCCCGTGCACTGTATGGTGCACGAACTATGGCGCCCCATTCTTTCGGCGAACACCTTCGCCGCAGACGGCTGGCCCTTCTGGCCGAGGACCCTCGTTATTCCCTGCGCCGCCTGGCCGCGCGCCTGGGCATCCAGCCGTCCTACCTAAGCCGCCTGGAACGCGGCGCGGTCCCGAGCCTGTCCGAAAAGCACATCCTGGCCCTGGCCGGGGAGTTGGGCGAAAACCCCGACGCCCTGCTTGCCCTGGCCGGCAAGATCGCCTCGGACGTGCGGGAAGCCCTGCTCGCCCGGCCCGAGGCCTTTGCCAGCCTCATCCGGCGGTTGCGCGCCCGCCCCGACGCGGACGTCGCCGCCTGCGCCAACGCGGACGCGCTTTTGACCTCGTTTCGCGAAACCCAGCGCCTGGGGCGGGTGGGCAGCTTCAGCCGGGACCTCGTCACCGACGAGGCCTTCTGGTCCGAGGAATGCTTCCGCATTTTCGGCCTGCCACCGAACGGAGCGTCCTTAAGCTACGCCGACTTCCTGGCCCTGGTCCATCCCGAGGACCGGGGCAAGGTGGAGGCCGCGCGCCGACGGCTGCAAGCCAAGAGTTCCCAACTGCACTACACCTACCGCTTTCGGCGCGCCGACGGCCTGTGGCGGCATGCCCGGACCGTAGCCCGCTCCGAGGTCGATGCCGCGGGAAAGGTGGCGCGCTACCACGGCACCGTCCAGGACGTGACCACCGAACAACAGGCCCAGGAACATCTGCGTTCCATGGCCCGCTTCCCCGAGGATAACCCCTTTCCCGTCATGCGCGTGGGCCGCGACGGGCACCTTGCCTACGCCAACGCCGCCAGCGCCCCGCTGCTCGACGCCCTGGGCATGGCCGTGGGCCGGCCCGTGACGGCGGAACTCGCCGCCTGTGTGGCCAGGGCCCGGGAGACGGGGGCGCGCCAGGAACTCGACGTACCCGTCGGCGAAAATATTTTCGCCATCGTCGTGTCGCCCTCCCCGCTTTGGGGTGAGGCCAACTGCTACGGCCGCGACGTCACGGTGGAACGGCGGGTCGCCTCAGGCGCCGCCGACGGCGAGGGCTGTTGCCGGCAGCTGTTCGACGCCGCGCCCATCGGCATTTTCCGGGCTTTGGTCTCTGGCCGGCTGCTCACCGCCAACCCGGCCATGGCCACGATGTTCGGCTACGGCTCGCCAAAGGACATGTACGCCCACCTCGGGCACAACGCCGGGCTGTGCTACCGCGACCCGAAACGTCGTGACGAGATCGTGCGCCGGCTGTCCCGGGACGGCACAATCGGCAGTTTCGAGAACCCCTATCTGCGCAAGGACGGGACGGAATTCACCGGCAACCTGCACGCCCGGCTGACCGTTTCCGAGACGGGCGAGCCCGTGGTCGAGGGGTTTGTGGAGGACGCCACGGCCCGCAAGCTGGCGCGGCAGGAACTGGCGGAACGCGAGGAGCGCCTGCAAAACCACCTGCGCAACTTTCCCCTGCCCACCCTGACCTTTCGGCTGCGCGACCGGGAGCTGGTGCTCTCAAGCGCCAACAAGGCGGCCGAAGCCCTTTTCAAGGGGCGAATCGGTTCCTGTATGGAAGCACCGGCCGGGGCCATTTTCGACGAGGCCCCGGAGGTCTACCTGGCCCTTTGGAGCGCCCTGGAATCGCGCACGACCGAAAGCCGGCAACTTCTTTTCCGGCCGCCGGGCGCGACCGAGCCGGGGCTTTTCGCCATGACCTTCGTTGCCGCCGCCCCGGACACGGTCATGCTCCACGCCGAGGAAATCACCGCCCTGGCCCGCACACGCGAGGCCCTGCGGCGCGTCAACGACCAGTTGCGCGGCATTTTGGACCACGTGCCCTGCGCCGTCTATTTCAAGGACCCGCAAGGGCGCTGCATCATGGTCAACCGGGCCATGGAAGAGCTGTTCGGCCGGCCGGCCGCAGACATCGTCGGACATCCGCCCGGGCACGTGCACGTCCCGGAGGTGGCGGCGCGCATCGGCGAGGACGACCGGCGGGTCATGGAGACGGGACAGGCGCTTACTTTCGAGGAGGAAATCATCGCTAAGGGGGAGACCCGGACATTTCTCACCACCAAGGCCCCGCTTTGCGACGCCTCGGGACGGCCCTACGGGCTGTGCGGCATATCGCTGGACATCACGGCGGCCAAGGCGCTCGAACGGGACATTAATGCCGAACGCGACACCCTGGATTCGGTGCTGGCCTACGTGCCCTACGCCGCGAGCCTGGTCGGGGCCGACGGACGCACGCTTTTTCTCAACCAGCGCTTCATCGATCTGGTGGGCTACGATCTGGAAGACATTCCGGACGCGCGGGCCTGGATGCGCAAGGCCTACCCCGACCCGACGCTGCGGGCAAAGGTGGTTGCCGATTGGCAGGGGGAACTCGGCTCGAATTCCCGGCGGGTCTATCCGGTCCGTTGCGGCGACGGCGTCACCCGCAACCTCGATTTCAACGTCGTGGCCCTGCCGGACGGCCGCATGCTGCTCACCATAAACAAGGCCGAAGGCCCGGGAACGACGGAGGAAGACCAGCCTAGGCGATCCGGTTGAGCACGTCCGTGGCCGAGGCAAAATCGGCTCCGGCCGCGCGCATGGCGGTAATGGCCCGGTCGCAGTCCCCGGGCGTACTCTCCACGCCGGCGATGGCGTCGGTCACCACGGTCACGGCGAATCCCCTTTCCAGCGCGCCGAGCACGGCTTCCCTGACGCAGTACTCCGTGGCCACCCCGGCCACGTACAGGCGACCGCCGCCGGCAACCAGGCTGCGCAGCAGGACCTCGGCATGGCTGTGGGCGAAAAGCGACAGGGAATCCTTGTTGAAGACAATGTCTCCCGGGCCGGGGGTCAGAGCGTCGACCACGCGGGCCCCAGGCGTGCCCATGACGCAGTGCGACGGCCAGGTCGCGAACTCTTCGGAATCCTCGGGATGGGCGTCGTTGTCGTAGACCACGGCCTCGCCGTCGGCGCGAAAGGCGTTGCGCAAGGCGACAATGGGCGCGGTCACCGCCTGCCCCTTGGGGAAAGAAAGCTTTCCTTCCGGCAAAATGAAATCGTTGAGCATGTCGACGATAAGCAGCACGTTATCCATGACGGGTCCTTCCTTACTCCGGATTCCGCGAAAAAACGGCCTCATGACCGCCGGCGGCCGCCGGCGCGGGCGCGAGGATGGCCTTTTGCAAGAGCCCGGCCATCTCGGCGTTGAGCTTCACATTGGCGTGGGTGTCCACGCTGTTGACCACCATGTCCCCGGGATCGCGGCCGGCGAGAATCGGCGTCAGGTCCACGGTTTCCACGCCCTTGCCCTTGAAATACGCGGCCACGCGGGCGGTCATGGGCGCGGTGCCGGCCACGTCGGCAAGGCTCGGGATGATCAGCGCGATCAGCCGGACGTGGCGCAGCCGGCACCAGTCCACGATGGAGTCGAGCTCACGGGCATGCTCGTTCCAGACCGCCGGATCGGCGTAGGCCGCGCGCAGTCGGTCCCAGAACGTCCTGGCCGCGTCCTCCACATTGCCCATGCGCGCCAGCCGCCAGTAGACGAAATTGGCCAGGGCGAAATGGTCCACCAGGTACTTGGTCACCGTCCCCCTGGGAAATTGCACGGTAAACGGCAACGGGAATTTGGTTTTTTCCGCCGCCCGGTAGATGTCGTTGACGAAATAGGCCAGCACCACCACGTCCGGGGTCTGGGGATAGCTTTCCAGGGCCTTGTCCTCGTCCACGGTGTCCCAGCCGATCTTGGAGGCGTTGGCCACGCGCCAGCCCGCCCCGAGGTCCCGGCCCAGCACGTCGCCGAAGCGGTCGGC
Proteins encoded in this window:
- a CDS encoding PAS domain S-box protein produces the protein MAPHSFGEHLRRRRLALLAEDPRYSLRRLAARLGIQPSYLSRLERGAVPSLSEKHILALAGELGENPDALLALAGKIASDVREALLARPEAFASLIRRLRARPDADVAACANADALLTSFRETQRLGRVGSFSRDLVTDEAFWSEECFRIFGLPPNGASLSYADFLALVHPEDRGKVEAARRRLQAKSSQLHYTYRFRRADGLWRHARTVARSEVDAAGKVARYHGTVQDVTTEQQAQEHLRSMARFPEDNPFPVMRVGRDGHLAYANAASAPLLDALGMAVGRPVTAELAACVARARETGARQELDVPVGENIFAIVVSPSPLWGEANCYGRDVTVERRVASGAADGEGCCRQLFDAAPIGIFRALVSGRLLTANPAMATMFGYGSPKDMYAHLGHNAGLCYRDPKRRDEIVRRLSRDGTIGSFENPYLRKDGTEFTGNLHARLTVSETGEPVVEGFVEDATARKLARQELAEREERLQNHLRNFPLPTLTFRLRDRELVLSSANKAAEALFKGRIGSCMEAPAGAIFDEAPEVYLALWSALESRTTESRQLLFRPPGATEPGLFAMTFVAAAPDTVMLHAEEITALARTREALRRVNDQLRGILDHVPCAVYFKDPQGRCIMVNRAMEELFGRPAADIVGHPPGHVHVPEVAARIGEDDRRVMETGQALTFEEEIIAKGETRTFLTTKAPLCDASGRPYGLCGISLDITAAKALERDINAERDTLDSVLAYVPYAASLVGADGRTLFLNQRFIDLVGYDLEDIPDARAWMRKAYPDPTLRAKVVADWQGELGSNSRRVYPVRCGDGVTRNLDFNVVALPDGRMLLTINKAEGPGTTEEDQPRRSG
- a CDS encoding cysteine hydrolase, whose product is MDNVLLIVDMLNDFILPEGKLSFPKGQAVTAPIVALRNAFRADGEAVVYDNDAHPEDSEEFATWPSHCVMGTPGARVVDALTPGPGDIVFNKDSLSLFAHSHAEVLLRSLVAGGGRLYVAGVATEYCVREAVLGALERGFAVTVVTDAIAGVESTPGDCDRAITAMRAAGADFASATDVLNRIA
- a CDS encoding SGNH/GDSL hydrolase family protein, producing MMYILYAVVALCALNLVVMWGLSRLRRGRARTGGMGVLVALDAMLAALLVLEVAMALFFAQSDGFNITMSSRNWFARHWHPVNSLGYRDAEPRPKAPGEKLVLVVGDSFAAGHGIDNVADRFGDVLGRDLGAGWRVANASKIGWDTVDEDKALESYPQTPDVVVLAYFVNDIYRAAEKTKFPLPFTVQFPRGTVTKYLVDHFALANFVYWRLARMGNVEDAARTFWDRLRAAYADPAVWNEHARELDSIVDWCRLRHVRLIALIIPSLADVAGTAPMTARVAAYFKGKGVETVDLTPILAGRDPGDMVVNSVDTHANVKLNAEMAGLLQKAILAPAPAAAGGHEAVFSRNPE